The proteins below come from a single Mycobacterium parmense genomic window:
- a CDS encoding site-specific integrase produces the protein MTSTIATAAPGVQPRSPFTGADICRDAGLTLPGGTPRPVFDDDLWDFTDVVGLPVQMALYRRRFDFTTITDTRWRLVAKELILALLAPNHNAVVRLPRAYRTPLHLTSCYSRLYEAGKFFGWLDQRGITALTELDTHLCEEYLAFRRYVIDPDGVIVGEQSPGVRRAAAQMIVDLVDYRDLFTADRVPADLRPWGGATASAVAEMPSGRDGNKTPAVPAEVLQPMLAAALHLVQILGPHVVELNEQIRKIDRVWATGAPGLRHGSPAMVSDITMLLADHRATDTPLPMLEEHDVNRRLKAGWDANDPLLPVSTGTLARQAGYVQFWAKWMPTLRKPLIDTLNTVGVEKIFGRNAAEVPAADGATLLPWTLPVHRSEAVAMVGIARTAAIVVLAGASGMRASELMELRVGCRRVEEPISGLKCYRIASKIIKGQGLGGTDDEWVVIEPVHRAIELIEQLHDDPRDGVLLLSRFSFRVRYLWFRAWVNSPAGARLGLVPIPDEPVALRMLRRTVALEMAYRPGGVLAAKLHLKHIAAATTEGYAARPGGAQAELLAEVNKLEADHILKLVLAEFRNYQQGILPAGPGARSLTEFFATIDTDPNTKATAAPKIQRNDRDILNLLSKRATALHLGPANYCWFTDPSRALCLKLAGTLTADRPMIGMCDSARCPQATHHQHHRPVWAEHAERTKTFLGQLGKTRTAERARLQADYDRAVQVITSIDTATGTSAPEEQA, from the coding sequence ATGACGAGCACAATCGCGACCGCAGCACCCGGCGTTCAACCACGGTCGCCGTTCACCGGCGCGGACATCTGCCGCGACGCCGGGCTCACGCTGCCGGGCGGCACGCCACGACCGGTATTCGACGACGACCTGTGGGATTTCACCGACGTGGTCGGGCTCCCGGTCCAAATGGCCCTTTACCGACGCCGATTCGACTTCACCACCATCACCGACACCCGCTGGCGGCTGGTCGCCAAGGAGCTGATCCTGGCGCTGCTGGCCCCGAATCACAATGCCGTGGTCCGTCTGCCACGCGCCTACCGCACCCCACTGCATCTGACCAGCTGCTACAGCCGCCTCTACGAGGCCGGCAAGTTCTTCGGCTGGCTCGATCAGCGGGGCATCACTGCCCTCACCGAGCTCGACACCCACCTCTGCGAGGAATACCTGGCGTTCCGACGCTACGTGATCGACCCCGACGGCGTCATCGTTGGCGAGCAGAGCCCAGGCGTCCGGCGCGCAGCCGCGCAGATGATCGTCGATCTGGTCGACTACCGTGACCTGTTCACCGCCGACCGGGTTCCGGCCGATCTGCGCCCCTGGGGCGGCGCAACAGCATCCGCGGTCGCCGAAATGCCTTCTGGTCGCGACGGAAACAAGACACCTGCCGTTCCTGCCGAAGTGCTGCAGCCGATGCTGGCCGCGGCCCTGCACCTGGTGCAGATCCTCGGCCCGCACGTTGTCGAGCTGAACGAGCAGATCCGCAAGATCGACCGTGTCTGGGCTACCGGAGCCCCCGGGCTTCGTCACGGCTCCCCGGCGATGGTCAGCGACATCACGATGCTGCTGGCCGACCACAGGGCGACCGACACACCGCTGCCGATGCTCGAAGAACACGACGTCAACCGCAGACTCAAGGCTGGCTGGGACGCGAACGACCCGCTGCTGCCGGTCTCCACCGGGACCCTGGCGCGGCAGGCCGGATACGTCCAGTTCTGGGCGAAATGGATGCCCACACTGCGCAAACCGCTGATCGACACCCTCAACACCGTCGGAGTCGAGAAGATCTTCGGCCGCAACGCCGCCGAAGTCCCGGCCGCCGATGGTGCGACCTTGCTGCCTTGGACACTGCCAGTGCACCGGTCCGAAGCGGTCGCCATGGTCGGCATCGCCCGCACCGCAGCGATCGTTGTCCTGGCTGGCGCGTCCGGAATGCGGGCCAGTGAGCTGATGGAACTGCGGGTCGGCTGCCGCCGGGTCGAGGAACCGATCTCCGGCCTGAAGTGCTATCGCATCGCCAGCAAAATCATCAAAGGTCAGGGCCTCGGCGGCACCGACGACGAATGGGTCGTCATCGAACCGGTCCACCGCGCGATCGAACTCATCGAGCAGCTCCACGACGACCCGCGTGACGGTGTTCTCCTGCTGTCCCGGTTCAGCTTCCGAGTCCGCTACCTCTGGTTCCGCGCCTGGGTGAATTCCCCGGCCGGAGCCCGTCTCGGACTCGTCCCGATCCCCGACGAACCAGTAGCACTGCGTATGCTCAGAAGAACGGTTGCCCTGGAGATGGCTTACCGGCCTGGCGGTGTCCTCGCCGCAAAACTGCACCTCAAACATATCGCCGCGGCGACAACGGAAGGCTACGCGGCTCGACCGGGCGGCGCTCAAGCAGAGTTGCTGGCCGAGGTCAACAAGCTCGAGGCCGACCACATACTCAAGCTCGTGCTGGCCGAGTTCCGCAACTACCAGCAAGGCATCCTGCCCGCCGGACCCGGCGCCCGCAGCCTGACCGAATTCTTCGCCACCATCGACACCGACCCGAACACCAAAGCCACTGCGGCGCCGAAGATCCAGCGCAACGACCGCGACATCCTCAACCTGCTGTCCAAACGCGCCACGGCGCTGCACCTCGGCCCAGCGAACTACTGCTGGTTCACCGACCCCTCCCGCGCGCTCTGCCTGAAACTTGCAGGCACCCTGACCGCGGACCGGCCGATGATCGGCATGTGTGACTCCGCACGCTGCCCGCAGGCCACCCACCACCAGCACCACCGGCCCGTCTGGGCCGAGCACGCCGAACGCACCAAAACCTTCCTCGGCCAACTCGGCAAAACCCGAACCGCCGAACGCGCTCGTCTGCAGGCCGACTACGACCGCGCCGTCCAGGTCATCACCAGCATCGACACTGCCACAGGAACCAGCGCACCCGAGGAACAGGCATGA